From a region of the Pieris rapae chromosome 22, ilPieRapa1.1, whole genome shotgun sequence genome:
- the LOC123690136 gene encoding putative per-hexamer repeat protein 5, producing the protein MAKMISIFVLFVLSILHAHAAPQGAPIPQNYNPTPDVPPTSYIHAAPADTLLAYPVYQPNFFPGNTPRTQLVYPDFKNPNYPVHLIPVPLGTSFGFSSGAGSGSGSGSGSGSGSGSGSGSGSGSGSGSGSGSGSGSGSGSGSRSGSGSGSGSGSGSGSGSGSGSGSGSGSGSGSGSGSGSGSGSGSG; encoded by the exons ATGGCCAAAATGATTTCCATTTTCGTGCTCTTCGTTTTAAgc ATACTGCATGCTCATGCTGCTCCgcaag GTGCACCAATTCCTCAGAATTATAATCCAACACCGGACGTACCTCCAACTTCATACATACATGCAGCACCAGCTGACACACTTTTAGCATATCCAGTGTATCAACCCAACTTTTTCCCCGGGAATACACCTAGAACTCAACTGGTCTATCCTGACTTTAAAAATCCCAACTACCCCGTTCATCTTATCCCCGTTCCGTTAGGAACTAGCTTTGGCTTTAGCTCTGGCGCAGGATCAGGATCAGGCTCAGGCTCAGGCTCAGGCTCGGGCTCGGGCTCAGGATCAGGATCAGGGTCAGGCTCAGGATCAGGATCAGGGTCAGGCTCAGGATCAGGATCGGGATCAGGCTCAGGATCAAGATCAGGATCAGGATCAGGGTCAGGCTCAGGCTCTGGCTCGGGCTCGGGCTCGGGCTCAGGCTCAGGCTCAGGCTCAGGTTCAGGCTCAGGATCAGGCTCAGGCTCAGGCTCTGGCTCCGGCTCAGGATCAGGCTAA